Proteins encoded in a region of the Prunus persica cultivar Lovell chromosome G4, Prunus_persica_NCBIv2, whole genome shotgun sequence genome:
- the LOC18779105 gene encoding protein PHLOEM PROTEIN 2-LIKE A9 has product MAMTKPHFQAEQNAIIEQKQGRHSYTIKPRGLTIVWGNDERYWKLPKIESDYTNSNEPVELLQVSWLEVTATVGLNPGREYEISFQVELAPDAFGWRDIQAFLMAKVGKKGKYTWTKVKLAQDSNVGRFTIPDTNGNGRPFRIKSLDMKDADNTLHFGLYEVWSGKWKGGLKIYEANVEDVTGK; this is encoded by the exons ATGGCTATGACTAAGCCTCATTTCCAAGCAGAGCAAAATGCAATAATCGAGCAGAAG CAAGGTCGCCATAGCTACACCATCAAACCACGAGGGCTTACCATTGTATGGGGAAATGATGAGCGCTATTGGAAATTACCAAA gaTAGAGAGTGATTATACGAACTCGAATGAGCCCGTGGAGCTGCTTCAGGTTTCTTGGCTGGAAGTGACGGCCACAGTTGGCTTAAATCCCGGGAGGGAGTATGAAATTAGCTTTCAAGTAGAACTGGCACCAGATGCATTTGGTTGGAGAGACATACAAGCTTTCTTGATGGCCAAGGTAGGGAAAAAGGGAAAGTACACATGGACAAAAGTTAAACTAGCGCAGGATTCAAATGTAGGCAGATTCACAATTCCTGATACAAACGGAAACGGCCGGCCATTTAGAATTAAAAGTCTTGACATGAAGGATGCCGACAACACGCTTCATTTTGGTCTGTATGAAGTCTGGAGTGGAAAATGGAAGGGAGGCTTGAAAATTTATGAAGCAAATGTCGAAGATGTAACTGGAAAATGA
- the LOC109948524 gene encoding zinc finger MYM-type protein 1-like has product MERFFKRKLSTDSSSLSNPGSSNARPIEVDEILANLQADPGLRTRMADYSPNIRDEIRRAYLQKGPCQPRSYKFPQTNQSGINRRFIAHWFDDHDWLEYSIAKDAAFCLHCYLFKSNFDQVGGDAFTGVGFNNWKKAKERFNLHIGPVGSVHNQAREVAYNLMHRTTHIETIVIKQTSQARTAYRTCLNASLKCTRYLLRQGLSFRGHDESAQSSNKGNYLELL; this is encoded by the coding sequence ATGGAACgattctttaaaagaaaattatctaCGGATAGTTCTTCTCTGTCTAATCCGGGTAGTTCAAATGCAAGACCAATTGAAGTAGATGAGATCTTAGCTAATCTTCAAGCAGACCCTGGACTAAGAACTCGAATGGCGGATTATAGTCCTAATATTCGGGATGAGATCCGAAGAGCATATCTACAAAAGGGACCTTGTCAACCTAGAAGTTATAAGTTCCCACAAACTAATCAATCAGGAATTAATAGACGCTTCATTGCTCATTGGTTTGATGATCATGATTGGTTGGAATATAGTATTGCTAAAGATGCTGCGTTTTGTCTTCATTGTTATCTCTTCAAATCTAATTTTGATCAAGTGGGTGGTGATGCATTCACTGGGGTAGGCTTCAATAATTGGAAGAAGGCGAAAGAAAGATTTAACCTTCATATTGGACCGGTTGGTAGTGTTCACAACCAAGCTAGAGAAGTTGCTTACAATTTGATGCATCGAACTACACACATTGAAACAATTGTGATCAAGCAAACAAGCCAAGCTCGCACGGCTTATCGCACTTGCTTGAATGCATCACTTAAGTGCACTAGGTATTTGTTGCGGCAAGGGCTTTCTTTTCGTGGTCATGATGAAAGTGCACAATCAAGTAATAAAGGGAATTATTTAGAGCTCTTGTAA
- the LOC18778253 gene encoding lectin has protein sequence MGTSWSQDEANNSQSQPSEQPSNNKAVEKATEAKAAPSGSKPMAVEKTAPDHQAKFSANNSNHEITVVKEVKEMEKKTATQQVKQQLPHNYEAIVRHADSTINKSSVENLLEQLHAGITLNQKRKRYWVDKKSNNCFMVYARDLLITWAEDNRYWLWPSLQETSGVVIDAAELINVCWLEVHGKFETSKLSPGTLYEVVFVVKLKASGYGWDVPVNVRLTLPDDSIQWHKVNLMEIPREQWIEISVGEFRASPEKPGDMEFSMYEYDGGKWKRGLVIKGVTIRPKN, from the exons ATGGGGACTAGCTGGTCACAAGATGAGGCCAATAACTCACAGTCGCAGCCAAGTGAACAACCAAGTAATAACAAGGCAGTGGAGAAAGCAACGGAAGCAAAGGCTGCTCCTAGTGGCTCTAAACCCATGGCAGTGGAGAAAACAGCTCCTGACCATCAGGCTAAGTTCTCAGCTAACAACAGCAACCATGAAATCACAGTTGTTAAAGAAGTTaaggaaatggagaaaaagaCAGCAACACAACAAGTTAAACAGCAGCTTCCACACAACTATGAAGCTATTGTGAGACATGCTGACTCAACCATCAACAAATCCTCAGTGGAAAACCTCCTTGAACAGCTCCATGCTGGAATAACCTTAAACCAAAAGAGAAAG AGGTACTGGGTTGACAAGAAGTCCAACAACTGCTTTATGGTGTATGCAAGGGATCTCTTGATCACTTGGGCTGAAGACAATCGTTACTGGCTCTGGCCCTCCCTGCAAGAAACCAG TGGTGTCGTCATTGATGCTGCTGAACTGATTAATGTATGTTGGCTAGAAGTGCATGGAAAATTTGAGACTTCAAAGCTGTCACCAGGAACTCTGTACGAAGTTGTGTTTGTGGTCAAGCTGAAAGCTTCAGGTTATGGATGGGATGTTCCAGTGAATGTCAGACTCACTCTTCCAGATGATAGCATACAATGGCATAAAGTTAATCTGATGGAAATCCCAAGAGAGCAATGGATAGAGATTTCGGTTGGCGAGTTTAGAGCATCACCCGAAAAACCTGGGGACATGGAGTTTTCGATGTACGAATATGATGGTGGGAAATGGAAGAGAGGACTTGTTATCAAGGGTGTTACCATTCGGCCTAAAAACTAA
- the LOC18778889 gene encoding uncharacterized protein C12B10.15c isoform X1: MEKGTQGTIVLRRNANGEPEEEEEQVADLSGQVHLLPCSIKYSGPSSVSHYFKPKPTGIESEGLKTQEANFRGRKLQGASIPIPNGYSGFVLGKKSLGKRKANASEGNSNCWEMNVKYKSITYWNHDSLPSQDDAFLRCFHWLAVAKSMHEPATAEDLVSASAALEKMK, from the exons atggagaagggAACCCAAGGGACCATAGTTCTGAGAAGAAACGCAAATGGAgagccagaagaagaagaagaacaagtggCGGACTTGAGTGGTCAGGTGCACCTGCTCCCTTGCTCCATCAAATACTCTGGCCCTTCCTCTGTTTCCCACTACTTCAAACCCAAACCCACCG GAATTGAGTCTGAGGGTTTAAAGACGCAGGAAGCTAATTTCAGAGGAAGGAAGTTGCAAGGAGCCTCCATTCCCATCCCAAATGGTTATTCTG GATTTGTTCTAGGGAAGAAGAGTCTTGGCAAGAGAAAAGCCAATGCTTCTGAAGGGAACTCAAACTGTTGGGAGATGAATGTGAAATATAAAAGCATCACATATTGGAATCATGACAGCCTCCCTTCACAGGATGATGCTTTCTTACGTTGTTTTCACTGGCTTGCTGTAGCAAAATCT ATGCACGAACCAGCAACAGCGGAAGATTTGGTTTCTGCATCCGCTGCTTTGGAAAAGATGAAGTGA
- the LOC18778929 gene encoding uncharacterized protein LOC18778929: MKAVRVNQISVLKACGGNQFLQRISPPTTPPLVAAPSSSPTQLSRSQMPRPGIRILPSNPCLDLYFHRPMGSGIHSKLEFHETLTKQLLPQAWSCNPLTTLKLICNFLDNDGEKADDEAFYSAAFWLHHNHPKTLSCNLLPIAGAWGHIIHVLETLSRVLLQGNAQLQVDQYSMTWTRKDANQEFQSKQFQIQLTQNERRRTTCPLPPPSPRQTRQIKVEKAKEKASALLKRRKTTAMANKAADRYHSDPDYRFLHDRVSDLMAECLKHDIQQFNQHQQQRREQEQDQKKKKMKKLEFNITDAADCFRFVPAPMDQLLYETVARNVFSPGELESEFSNPMSLRRRLRKEILVPLRQALAPEDEEGANKWGYYQRLVYDGEPDVSDVLSASAARKYMVALKKAIAAAESKSESVSENMINAGAVLPHWIVRYAVDKSGGFERAAELQWKRMLEDVYKKQGRLNNCLAVCDVAASESVALGMLVSHLSQGPWEGKVVSHTQKPQLHLVRGEDLKSKFSFMHSLEERQDWEVDLGKVYDLILEVAVNENVKAEQMVRKVFVFTCFKHFSDGCWKPRGGDYEEIQRKFEEKGYAVPHLVIWNLLSVWYAPLRTGEPGVTLLGGFSDAMLKSFLENDGELSPEQVMELAISPQSNQNLAVFD; this comes from the coding sequence ATGAAGGCAGTGCGAGTGAATCAGATCTCCGTTCTGAAAGCATGCGGCGGGAACCAATTTTTACAACGTATCTCTCCTCCTACAACTCCTCCTCTTGTTGCTGCTCCTTCATCTTCGCCCACCCAATTATCCAGATCCCAAATGCCCCGACCCGGAATCCGAATACTCCCAAGCAACCCCTGCCTCGACCTCTATTTCCACCGTCCCATGGGATCAGGCATCCACTCCAAGTTGGAATTCCATGAGACTCTGACGAAGCAGCTGCTGCCGCAGGCTTGGTCCTGCAATCCCCTCACAACCCTCAAGCTCATTTGCAACTTCCTAgacaacgacggtgaaaaagcCGATGACGAGGCCTTCTACTCCGCAGCGTTTTGGCTGCACCACAACCACCCCAAGACCCTTTCCTGCAACCTCCTGCCTATTGCAGGCGCCTGGGGCCATATTATCCACGTTCTCGAAACTCTGTCACGGGTTCTTCTACAAGGCAATGCCCAGCTGCAGGTTGATCAATACTCTATGACTTGGACCAGGAAGGACGCGAACCAAGAATTTCAGTCCAAACAGTTCCAGATCCAGTTAACACAAAATGAAAGGAGGAGGACAACTtgtcctcttcctcctcctagTCCTAGACAGACTCGCCAAATCAAGGTGGAAAAAGCTAAGGAGAAAGCAAGCGCCCTgttgaagagaaggaagacgACTGCCATGGCCAACAAGGCTGCTGACAGGTACCACAGCGACCCGGATTATCGGTTCTTGCACGACCGGGTTTCTGATCTTATGGCAGAGTGCTTGAAGCATGATATCCAACAATTCAACCAGCATCAGCAGCAGCGTCGTGAGCAAGAGCaagaccaaaagaaaaagaagatgaagaagttgGAGTTCAACATAACCGATGCGGCTGATTGCTTCCGATTCGTGCCGGCCCCTATGGACCAACTGCTGTATGAAACCGTTGCGAGGAATGTTTTCTCGCCAGGAGAATTAGAATCAGAATTTTCGAACCCAATGTCTCTGCGGCGGCGGCTGCGGAAAGAGATTTTGGTGCCCTTGAGACAAGCCTTGGCGCCAGAGGACGAAGAAGGTGCCAACAAGTGGGGTTATTATCAACGTCTTGTGTACGACGGAGAGCCCGATGTCTCTGATGTACTCTCTGCCTCTGCGGCTCGCAAGTATATGGTGGCGCTTAAAAAAGCCATTGCCGCCGCCGAGTCCAAGTCCGAGTCCGTGTCCGAGAACATGATTAATGCCGGTGCTGTGCTTCCACACTGGATCGTACGCTACGCCGTGGACAAAAGTGGTGGATTCGAGCGAGCGGCTGAGCTTCAGTGGAAGAGAATGCTGGAGGACGTGTACAAAAAGCAGGGGAGGCTGAACAACTGCTTGGCTGTTTGTGACGTTGCGGCGTCAGAGTCGGTGGCTCTGGGAATGTTAGTGTCTCATCTGAGCCAAGGGCCGTGGGAAGGAAAGGTGGTGAGTCACACCCAAAAACCTCAGCTGCATTTGGTACGAGGCGAAGATCTCAAGTCCAAGTTCAGCTTTATGCACAGTTTGGAGGAGCGTCAGGACTGGGAGGTTGATCTGGGGAAGGTGTATGATTTGATTCTGGAAGTGGCGGTgaatgagaatgtgaaggcAGAGCAGATGGTGAGGAAAGTCTTTGTGTTCACCTGCTTCAAACACTTCAGTGACGGCTGCTGGAAGCCTCGCGGCGGAGATTATGAGGAAATACAGAGGAAGTTTGAGGAGAAGGGGTATGCCGTGCCGCACTTGGTGATTTGGAATCTCCTCAGTGTGTGGTATGCGCCGCTGCGTACCGGAGAGCCAGGGGTGACGTTGTTGGGTGGTTTCTCCGACGCAATGCTCAAGTCCTTCTTGGAGAATGACGGTGAACTTAGCCCCGAGCAGGTCATGGAATTAGCCATCTCTCCCCAAAGCAATCAAAATCTGGCTGTCTTCGACtga
- the LOC109948523 gene encoding zinc finger MYM-type protein 1-like, protein MVDEARDVSIKEQMAMVLRYVNDKGQIIERFVGVQHVTDTTSSALKEAIDEFFSSANLSFSKLRGQGYDGASNMRGEFNGLKTKILREQPCAFYVHCFAHQLQLALVAVAKKNIDVNSFFTTANSLVNVVGASCKRRDALRAQYQEELVRAFEDDCLITGRGLNQERTLKHAGDTRWNSHYGTLISIISMFPYVVNVLQMIVDDNPNDSSGEAYKLWREIQSFEFVFHLFVMKAILGITNTLSLALQKKDQDIVSAMNLVKTCKENLQLMRNNEFEELVEQASSFCYKHDIIVPTMDEEYVIPGRSRRNAPMKTNYHRYRVEIFIHVIDGQLAELNDRFNEVSTELLTCLACLSPKNNFVAFDKRKLVRLAQFYPYDFSDKDLLMLEDQLGVYVHHMRSSSDFSQFEGISSLAEKMVEKGMHEIFPFVYLLLTLALVLPVATASVERAFSAMNIIKNPLRNRMGDQWLNDSLIVYIERDVFACIDNEIIMQRFQNMKTRCGQL, encoded by the coding sequence atggtGGATGAAGCACGTGATGTTTCAATAAAGGAGCAAATGGCGATGGTGTTGCGTTATGTGAATGACAAAGGACAAATAATTGAAAGGTTTGTGGGGGTTCAACATGTAACCGACACTACTTCAAGTGCACTAAaggaagcaattgatgaattCTTTTCTTCCGCGAATTTGAGCTTTTCCAAGCTACGAGGACAAGGTTATGATGGAGCTAGCAATATGAGAGGTGAGTTCAATGGCCTTAAgacaaagattttgagagaaCAACCTTGTGCATTTTATGTTCATTGCTTTGCTCATCAACTTCAACTAGCTCTTGTTGCGGtagcaaagaaaaacattgatGTCAACTCTTTTTTCACAACGGCTAATAGTTTGGTTAATGTTGTTGGAGCATCTTGTAAGCGTCGCGATGCACTTAGAGCACAATACCAAGAAGAGCttgtgagagcttttgaaGATGATTGTCTTATAACGGGGCGTGGCTTAAATCAAGAAAGGACTCTCAAACATGCCGGCGATACACGATGGAACTCACATTATGGTACGTTGATTAGTATCATTTCTATGTTCCCATATGTGGTGAATGTGCTTCAAATGATTGTTGATGATAATCCTAATGATAGTTCGGGTGAAGCCTATAAGTTATGGAGAGAAATAcaatcttttgagtttgtgtttcacTTATTTGTAATGAAagctatattgggtataacaAACACTTTGTCTCTAGcattgcaaaagaaagatcaagacaTTGTGAGTGCAATGAATTTAGTGAAAACATGCAAGGAAAACCTGCAGTTGATGAGGAATAATGAGTTTGAAGAATTGGTTGAGCAAGCATCCTCGTTTTGTTACAAACATGATATTATAGTTCCTACCATGGATGAGGAATATGTAATTCCAGGGAGATCACGACGTAATGCTCCAATGAAGACAAATTATCATCGTTATCGTGTGGAGATCTTTATTCATGTAATTGATGGGCAACTTGCGGAATTAAATGATCGCTTCAACGAGGTAAGTACTGAGTTACTTACTTGTTTGGCATGCTTGAGTCCAAAAAATAACTTTGTGGCTTTTGACAAACGAAAGCTAGTTCGTCTTGCTCAATTTTATCCTTATGATTTTTCGGATAAAGACTTATTGATGCTTGAAGATCAACTTGGTGTTTATGTTCATCATATGCGTTCGAGTAgtgatttttctcaatttgAAGGGATTAGTAGTCTTGCGGAAAAAATGGTGGAGAAAGGAATGCATgaaatatttccttttgtgtATTTGCTTCTTACATTGGCTTTGGTTTTACCGGTTGCAACTGCATCAGTGGAGAGAGCATTTTCCGCtatgaatattattaaaaatccaCTTCGCAACAGAATGGGAGATCAATGGTTGAATGATAGCTTGATTGTTTACATTGAGAGAGATGTTTTTGCTTGTATTGATAACGAAATTATAATGCAACGTTTTCAGAATATGAAAACTCGTTGTGGACAATTGTAA
- the LOC18778889 gene encoding uncharacterized protein LOC18778889 isoform X2 encodes MIGAFKGSDTLVNSRWCFLYISQQIPFVLPSFPFSSNIKILCYKCTLFPTHTQTHTSKVPANMHAIETSMHHDKRGFVLGKKSLGKRKANASEGNSNCWEMNVKYKSITYWNHDSLPSQDDAFLRCFHWLAVAKSMHEPATAEDLVSASAALEKMK; translated from the exons ATGATAGGAGCTTTCAAGGGAAGTGATACCCTTGTTAATTCAAGATGGTGTTTCTTGTATATATCACAGCAAATTCCATTTGTCTTgccttcctttcctttttcctcaAATATCAAGATCCTCTGTTACAAATGTACTTTGTTTCCAACACATACACAAACGCATACAAGCAAAGTGCCGGCAAACATGCATGCCATAGAAACGAGCATGCATCATGACAAAAGGG GATTTGTTCTAGGGAAGAAGAGTCTTGGCAAGAGAAAAGCCAATGCTTCTGAAGGGAACTCAAACTGTTGGGAGATGAATGTGAAATATAAAAGCATCACATATTGGAATCATGACAGCCTCCCTTCACAGGATGATGCTTTCTTACGTTGTTTTCACTGGCTTGCTGTAGCAAAATCT ATGCACGAACCAGCAACAGCGGAAGATTTGGTTTCTGCATCCGCTGCTTTGGAAAAGATGAAGTGA